The following coding sequences lie in one Sphaerochaeta sp. genomic window:
- the gyrA gene encoding DNA topoisomerase (ATP-hydrolyzing) subunit A encodes MRTSYLNYAMSVIVARALPDVRDGLKPVHRRILYDMYEMGLRSTGGNKKSARVVGDVLGKYHPHGDASVYDALVRLAQDFSLRYPAITPQGNFGSIDGDPPAAMRYTECRMSRIGESMLDDIQKETVDFGPNYDDSLKEPLVLPAAFPFLLANGSSGIAVGMATNMPPHNLQEICDAICATIENPNITLDELMHSIKGPDFPTGAIICGVQGIKDAFSTGHGKIVIRSRYEIETHEHGHDDIVFTELPYQVNKADLVKKIDDLRKDGVIPSIAAVRDESDRKGIRVVVELKSGAAPRVTLNQLFLRTQLQSNFNVNNLALVDGRPVTLSLRQMLGCYIKHREEVVTRRTRFDLRKAQERAHILEGLKKGLENIDLVVKIIKESQDNDAACQHLIAQLGIDMIQAQAIIDMKLGRLSHLETDKIMAELADLEQKIAYYKDILSDEKKILGVVESETRALPAQLAPRDRRRTEILPQEIGDAKDEDFIKKEDVVVLISNKGFAKRIPAEEYRAQARAGKGTRTAKLQDEDFVEHMFVASSHDYVLYVTNLGKAYYTKVYEIPEAGKYAKGTSIKNFLQMEGGEKITTIITFSEFSDDVYLMMATKHGVVKKVTLSNFVNAKTRGIRGIILDEGDELLQTEFVSAGDQVMLITRGGIGLRFSADEVRAMGRATHGVRGIRLSEGDEVAGLLKVDPSKRILMLTENGQGKQVAYDNFMCHGRGTHGQKIYRLGDKANFIVGALSVNEENDVVCVTMLGQTVRVHVRDISIQGRNAAGVKVVTMKLAKDHVVAIAETALDEDEETEVPEQPAETPQPAETDPEA; translated from the coding sequence ATGCGCACCTCGTATCTGAACTATGCCATGAGTGTCATCGTGGCCCGTGCGCTCCCTGACGTCCGCGACGGACTGAAACCGGTGCATCGCCGCATCCTGTACGACATGTACGAGATGGGGTTGCGTTCCACCGGTGGAAACAAAAAGAGCGCGCGTGTCGTAGGTGACGTTCTGGGAAAATACCATCCCCATGGGGATGCTTCGGTGTACGACGCACTGGTGCGTCTGGCACAGGACTTCTCTCTCCGCTACCCGGCCATCACGCCACAAGGAAACTTCGGTTCCATCGATGGCGATCCTCCGGCAGCCATGCGGTATACGGAATGCCGTATGAGCCGCATCGGCGAGAGCATGCTGGATGACATCCAGAAGGAAACGGTGGACTTCGGCCCGAACTACGATGACTCCCTGAAAGAGCCGTTGGTGCTTCCCGCCGCGTTCCCGTTCCTGTTGGCCAACGGTTCTTCCGGCATCGCTGTCGGTATGGCGACCAACATGCCTCCCCACAACCTGCAGGAGATCTGCGACGCCATCTGCGCGACGATTGAGAACCCGAACATCACCCTGGATGAGCTGATGCACTCCATCAAAGGGCCGGATTTCCCCACGGGAGCCATCATTTGCGGTGTTCAGGGCATCAAGGACGCTTTCTCCACCGGTCACGGGAAGATCGTCATCCGCAGCCGCTATGAAATTGAGACGCACGAGCACGGGCACGACGACATCGTGTTCACCGAACTCCCCTATCAGGTCAACAAAGCCGACCTGGTCAAGAAGATTGATGACCTGCGTAAGGACGGCGTCATCCCGTCCATCGCCGCGGTGCGTGATGAGTCGGACCGCAAAGGCATCCGGGTCGTCGTCGAGCTGAAGAGCGGAGCCGCTCCGCGGGTTACGCTGAACCAGTTGTTCCTCCGCACCCAGCTGCAGAGCAACTTCAACGTGAACAACCTGGCGCTGGTCGATGGCAGGCCGGTCACCCTCTCCCTCCGGCAGATGCTGGGATGCTACATCAAGCATCGTGAGGAAGTGGTCACCCGTCGGACCCGTTTCGACCTTCGCAAGGCGCAGGAACGCGCCCACATCCTGGAAGGCCTGAAGAAAGGGCTGGAGAACATCGACCTGGTGGTGAAGATCATCAAGGAGTCCCAGGACAATGACGCCGCCTGCCAGCATTTGATCGCCCAGCTGGGCATCGATATGATTCAGGCCCAGGCGATCATCGACATGAAGCTTGGACGTCTTTCCCATCTGGAGACGGACAAGATCATGGCGGAACTGGCCGACCTGGAACAGAAGATCGCCTACTACAAGGATATCCTCTCCGATGAGAAGAAGATTCTCGGCGTGGTGGAGAGTGAGACGCGGGCGCTTCCCGCCCAGCTCGCCCCCCGTGACCGCCGCAGAACGGAGATACTCCCGCAGGAGATCGGGGACGCCAAGGACGAGGACTTCATCAAGAAAGAGGATGTGGTCGTTTTGATCAGCAACAAAGGATTCGCCAAGCGGATCCCGGCGGAAGAATACCGCGCCCAGGCTCGCGCCGGAAAAGGAACGCGGACTGCCAAGCTGCAGGACGAGGATTTCGTCGAGCACATGTTCGTCGCTTCCAGCCACGACTATGTGCTGTACGTGACCAATCTGGGCAAAGCGTACTACACCAAGGTGTACGAGATTCCTGAAGCGGGCAAATACGCCAAAGGCACCAGCATCAAGAACTTCCTGCAGATGGAAGGTGGGGAGAAGATCACCACCATCATTACGTTCTCCGAGTTCAGCGATGATGTCTATCTGATGATGGCCACCAAACATGGCGTGGTGAAGAAGGTCACGTTGTCCAACTTCGTCAACGCCAAGACCCGTGGCATTCGTGGCATCATCCTGGATGAAGGTGATGAGTTGTTGCAGACAGAGTTCGTATCGGCTGGCGACCAGGTGATGTTGATCACTCGTGGTGGGATCGGGTTGCGGTTCTCCGCCGATGAGGTACGCGCCATGGGCAGGGCGACGCACGGTGTGCGTGGCATCCGCCTCAGTGAAGGGGACGAAGTCGCCGGACTGCTCAAGGTCGATCCTTCCAAACGTATCCTGATGCTGACGGAAAACGGCCAGGGCAAACAGGTCGCCTATGACAACTTCATGTGCCACGGACGTGGAACGCATGGCCAGAAGATCTATCGCCTTGGCGACAAAGCGAACTTCATTGTCGGAGCGCTGTCCGTCAACGAAGAGAACGATGTCGTCTGCGTGACGATGCTTGGCCAGACGGTGCGTGTGCATGTCCGGGACATCTCCATCCAAGGCAGGAACGCCGCAGGCGTCAAAGTGGTCACGATGAAATTAGCCAAGGACCACGTTGTCGCCATCGCGGAAACCGCTCTGGACGAGGATGAGGAGACGGAAGTACCGGAACAGCCGGCAGAAACACCTCAGCCAGCAGAAACGGATCCTGAAGCATAA
- the gyrB gene encoding DNA topoisomerase (ATP-hydrolyzing) subunit B — translation MKRAERSYGAESIQVLKGLEAVRMRPGMYIGTTGIDGLHHLVYEVIDNSIDEAMAGYCTDIQVFLDVNNDGQEICTVEDNGRGIPVDMHPTEKKSTLEVVLSQLHAGGKFNKNAYKVSGGLHGVGVSCVVALSDWFEVNVYRLAGGYPTEDPEHPGGIFRQVYRKGIPQGDVVRVGDSDRSGTVISFTPDFTVMERNSFDFEVLSNRFRELSFLNKGVSISITDRRGAEERKNIFKSEGGLPQFVAYLNDYKHVLFDPPISIEGEKDNTRVEISLQYNDKYDEKILTFVNNINTREGGTHLTGFRTGLSRVINAQLQKNAKLLKKFDDKFEPDDINEGLTAVISVKIPNPQFEGQTKMKLGNSYVAGLVNSMVYEKLGNYLDEYPAVSEAILTKIIDAALGRIAARKAREQIRKKSEGGGLPGKLADCSEKDPAKCEVFIVEGDSAGGSAKQGRDRTFQAILPLWGKMLNVEKAPEFKVLGNDKLQPVISTIGAGLTRYNNTDSDGKDVENTFDITKARYHKIIIMADADVDGSHIRTLLLTFFFRYMRPLIEAGYIYFAMPPLYKITIGKNVEYAYDEEARRQILNKYGVTDSSKVEIQRYKGLGEMNPEQLWETTMNPETRRMSQIHLGDAEEADRNFSMLMGEEVEPRKEFIDANAVYVSNLDA, via the coding sequence ATCAAGCGCGCCGAACGTTCGTATGGAGCCGAATCCATCCAGGTGCTCAAAGGCTTGGAAGCGGTACGCATGCGTCCAGGCATGTACATCGGGACCACCGGCATCGATGGTCTCCATCATTTGGTGTACGAGGTCATCGACAACAGCATTGATGAAGCGATGGCGGGCTATTGCACCGACATTCAGGTATTTCTCGACGTCAACAACGACGGGCAGGAAATCTGCACCGTCGAGGACAACGGCCGTGGCATTCCGGTCGACATGCATCCCACCGAAAAGAAGAGTACGTTGGAGGTGGTCCTTTCCCAGCTGCATGCCGGCGGCAAGTTCAACAAAAACGCCTACAAGGTCTCCGGAGGCCTGCATGGCGTCGGCGTCTCCTGCGTCGTCGCCCTCTCAGACTGGTTTGAGGTGAACGTCTACCGGCTGGCCGGCGGATATCCCACCGAGGATCCCGAGCATCCCGGCGGCATTTTCCGCCAGGTGTACCGCAAGGGAATCCCCCAGGGGGATGTGGTGCGGGTCGGAGACTCGGATCGTTCCGGTACGGTGATCAGCTTCACGCCGGATTTCACCGTCATGGAGCGCAACTCGTTTGATTTCGAGGTGCTATCCAACCGGTTCCGCGAACTTTCCTTCCTGAACAAAGGGGTTTCCATCTCCATCACCGACCGTCGGGGCGCTGAGGAGCGGAAGAACATCTTCAAGTCGGAAGGAGGACTGCCCCAGTTCGTCGCCTATCTGAACGACTACAAGCATGTCCTGTTCGATCCTCCGATCTCCATCGAAGGAGAGAAGGACAACACCCGGGTGGAGATTTCCCTGCAGTACAACGACAAGTACGACGAGAAGATCCTGACGTTCGTCAACAACATCAACACCCGTGAGGGCGGCACCCATCTGACCGGTTTCCGTACCGGGCTTTCCCGGGTGATCAACGCCCAGTTGCAGAAGAACGCCAAACTGCTGAAGAAGTTTGATGACAAGTTCGAGCCGGATGACATCAACGAAGGGCTTACCGCCGTCATTTCGGTGAAGATCCCCAACCCGCAGTTCGAAGGCCAGACGAAGATGAAGCTGGGCAACAGCTATGTCGCCGGCTTGGTCAACTCGATGGTCTATGAGAAGCTGGGAAACTATCTTGACGAGTATCCTGCCGTTTCGGAAGCGATCCTCACCAAGATCATCGACGCCGCCCTGGGGCGCATCGCGGCCCGCAAGGCGCGTGAGCAGATCCGTAAGAAGAGCGAAGGCGGCGGCCTGCCCGGCAAGCTTGCCGACTGCTCGGAGAAGGATCCGGCCAAGTGCGAGGTGTTCATCGTCGAGGGTGACTCCGCAGGCGGTTCAGCCAAACAGGGGCGTGACCGTACGTTCCAGGCGATCCTTCCGCTGTGGGGGAAGATGCTCAACGTGGAGAAGGCTCCGGAATTCAAGGTACTTGGCAACGACAAGCTCCAGCCGGTCATCTCCACCATCGGTGCCGGCCTGACCCGGTACAACAACACCGATTCCGACGGGAAAGATGTGGAGAACACCTTCGATATCACCAAGGCACGATACCATAAAATCATCATTATGGCCGATGCTGATGTCGATGGCTCGCATATCAGGACATTGTTGCTGACATTTTTCTTCCGCTACATGCGGCCGTTGATCGAAGCGGGATACATCTACTTCGCCATGCCTCCGTTGTACAAGATCACCATCGGGAAGAATGTGGAGTACGCGTACGACGAAGAGGCCCGGCGCCAGATCCTGAACAAGTACGGGGTCACCGATTCCTCCAAGGTGGAGATCCAGCGGTACAAAGGTCTTGGTGAGATGAACCCGGAGCAGCTCTGGGAGACCACCATGAACCCGGAAACCCGGCGTATGAGCCAGATTCATCTGGGAGACGCCGAGGAAGCGGACAGGAACTTCTCCATGCTGATGGGAGAGGAAGTGGAACCCCGCAAGGAGTTCATCGATGCCAACGCAGTATACGTGTCCAATCTGGACGCCTGA